In Stomoxys calcitrans chromosome 2, idStoCalc2.1, whole genome shotgun sequence, the following proteins share a genomic window:
- the LOC106089240 gene encoding DNA-directed RNA polymerase II subunit RPB7 — protein MFYHISLEHEILLHPRYFGPQLLETVKQKLYTEVEGTCTGKYGFVIAVTTIDQIGSGVILPGQGFVVYPVKYKAIVFRPFKGEVLDAVVKQINKVGMFAEIGPLSCFISHHSIPADMQFCPNGNPPCYKSKDEDVVISGEDKIRLKIVGTRVDATGIFAIGTLMDDYLGLVGS, from the exons ATGTTTTATCAT ATATCGCTGGAACATGAAATTCTTTTGCATCCACGTTATTTTGGCCCACAACTGCTGGAGACGGTAAAACAGAAACTGTACACCGAAGTGGAAGGTACTTGCACAGGGAAATATGGTTTTGTTATAGCAGTGACCACAATCGATCAGATCGGCTCAGGAGTTATATTGCCGGGTCAGGGCTTTGTTGTCTATCCTGTTAAATATAAAGCTATCGTCTTCCGGCCATTCAAAGGCGAAGTGCTTGATGCCGTTGTGAAACAAATTAATAAG GTTGGCATGTTTGCAGAAATTGGCCCATTGTCTTGTTTTATATCACATCAT TCTATTCCCGCCGATATGCAATTCTGTCCCAATGGCAATCCACCTTGTTACAAGTCAAAGGATGAAGAtgtagtcatatcgggagaaGATAAAATTCGCCTGAAAATCGTCGGTACTCGTGTGGATGCAACAGGCATT tTTGCCATTGGTACTTTAATGGATGATTATTTGGGCCTGGTTGGCAGTTAA
- the LOC106089245 gene encoding small G protein signaling modulator 3 homolog yields MEMAKSLFGRDHDGYVGPREHTKKLQTLNSEDDVGEELPRMMEELSVVDGLRPNPGGPFSALTPSMWPQEILAKLEQPEAENTTGLSDQPDYRFDEFGFRVEEEDGPEQNSNKLLGIPFAEDAQHRLQWIAHLEFSHNKEATELTWENVGVMLPRTEKLRNMVREGIPHSLRAQMWMRLSGALSKKQKSETSYQDIIKASANDQLMTSKQIEKDLLRILPTNACFSNPNGTGIPRLRRILRGIAWLYPDIGYCQGTGVIAACLLLFMEEENAFWMMATIVEDLLPASYYSSTLLGIQADQRVMQTLIANYLSSVDDSLKKHDIELSLITLHWFLTLFANVVHMKILVRIWDWFFYEGSIVLFQLTLGMLKMKENDLHNLENSAQIFNSLSDIPGLIDDVEVLFKLALEVGGSLSQTVIDTHRRRHLAYLMADQGSLVGNPSLAPNLPKQHLARRQVRKSKSILETLLFRGDNGADEVKNKNIRQTEILVDLREAILKVARHFIAIEPKLANHIQLTADYTTQSHAKDHENFINVARTRKRRAKALHDFERHDDDELGFRKNDIITIVSQKDEHCWVGELNGLRGWFPAKFVELLDERSKQYTSAGDDAISETVTDLVRGTLAPAVKAFLEHGMKRPTFLGGPIHPWLFIEEAASREVEKDFESVYSRLVLCKTYRLDEDGKVLTPEELLYRCVQSINQTHDESHAQMDVKLRSLICLGLNEQVLHLWLEVLCSCQDIVQKWYYTWSFIDSPGWVQIKCELRILAQFAFNLNPDWELPPPPRGKESQPLKDGVRDMLVKHHLFSWDL; encoded by the exons ATGGAAATGGCCAAAAGTCTTTTCGGAAGAGATCATGATGGTTATGTTGGACCCCGAGAGCATACG AAAAAGCTTCAAACACTCAACTCAGAAGATGATGTAGGTGAGGAGTTGCCCAGAATGATGGAAGAGCTGAGTGTAGTTGATGGTTTGCGGCCCAATCCGGGGGGTCCGTTTTCAGCACTCACACCCTCAATGTGGCCGCAAGAGATTTTGGCTAAATTGGAACAGCCCGAAGCAGAAAATACAACAGGACTTAGTGATCAGCCGGATTATAGGTTTGATGAATTTGGCTTTCGTGTAGAAGAAGAAGATGGACCCGAGCAAAATTCCAACAAGCTGCTAGGCATACCATTTGCTGAAGATGCACAGCATCGATTACAATGGATTGCCCATTTGGAATTTTCACACAATAAAGAGGCTACAGAATTAACATGGGAAAATGTGGGCGTTATGCTGCCACGCACAGAAAAGCTTAGGAATATGGTACGCGAGGGTATACCCCACTCACTAAGAGCTCAAATGTGGATGAGGCTATCGGGGGCATTGTCCAAAAAGCAGAAAAGCGAAACCAGCTATCAGGACATTATTAAGGCCTCAGCCAATGACCAGTTAATGACTtctaaacaaattgaaaaagatcTTCTGCGTATACTGCCCACAAATGCATGCTTTAGCAATCCCAATGGTACAGGCATACCAAGACTGCGTCGCATTCTTCGAGGAATTGCTTGGCTATATCCAGACATTGGGTATTGCCAAGGAACAGGAGTAATAGCTGCTTGTTTACTACTATTCATGGAAGAGGAGAATGCATTTTGGATGATGGCCACCATTGTTGAAGATTTGTTGCCAGCCTCTTACTATTCTTCCACTTTGCTAGGCATACAGGCTGATCAACGTGTCATGCAAACTCTTATAGCCAATTATCTATCCTCTGTAGATGATAGCTTGAAGAAACATGATATAGAGCTATCACTGATAACTTTACATTGGTTCTTGACGCTCTTTGCCAATGTGGTGCACATGAAAATATTAGTACGCATATGGGATTGGTTTTTCTATGAAGGTAGCATTGTACTCTTTCAGCTGACCTTGGGTATGCTGAAGATGAAGGAGAACGATTTACATAATTTGGAAAATTCTGCTCAAATTTTCAACTCATTGTCGGATATACCAGGACTGATTGATGATGTTGAA GTACTATTTAAACTTGCCCTAGAAGTTGGTGGTTCTCTAAGCCAAACAGTCATAGACACCCATCGCCGTCGGCATCTTGCTTATCTTATGGCCGATCAAGGCAGCCTTGTTGGTAATCCCAGTCTTGCCCCCAACTTGCCTAAGCAACATTTAGCTCGGCGGCAAGTGCGTAAATCGAAATCTATACTCGAAACTCTTCTATTTCGTGGCGATAATGGCGCCGatgaagtaaaaaataaaaatattcgccAAACAGAAATATTGGTGGATTTACGTGAGGCTATACTAAAGGTGGCTCGACACTTTATAGCCATAGAACCAAAATTAGCCAATCATATACAACTAACAGCCGATTATACAACGCAATCTCATGCCAAGGATCATGAGAATTTTATTAATGTGGCTCGTACGCGCAAACGAAGAGCCAAGGCATTGCACGATTTTGAAAGACACGATGACGATGAATTGGGTTTTAGGAAAAACGATATAATCACCATTGTCAGCCAAAAGGATGAACATTGTTGGGTGGGTGAGCTGAATGGCTTGAGAGGATGGTTTCCGGCTAAATTTGTAGAATTACTAGACGAACGTAGTAAACAGTACACCTCGGCGGGAGATGATGCCATTTCTGAGACTGTAACTGATTTGGTGAGAGGCACATTGGCACCGGCGGTAAAGGCATTTTTAGAGCATGGCATGAAGAGGCCAACATTTCTGGGTGGGCCCATTCATCCGTGGCTTTTCATCGAAGAAGCTGCCTCCCGAGAGGTGGAAAAAGACTTTGAATCTGTGTACAGCCGTTTGGTGCTGTGCAAAACCTATCGCCTAGATGAAGATG gtAAAGTCCTTACACCTGAAGAGTTACTATACCGTTGcgttcaatcaatcaatcaaacaCACGACGAATCACATGCGCAAATGGATGTTAAATTGCGCTCTCTCATATGTCTGGGCCTCAACGAACAGGTGCTGCATTTATGGCTGGAGGTTTTATGCTCCTGTCAAGACATTGTACAAAAATGGTATTATACTTGGTCATTCATCGATTCTCCCGGTTGGGTACAAATCAAATGTGAACTTCGAATATTGGCTCAGTTTGCTTTCAATTTAAATCCGGACTGGGAGTTGCCACCACCGCCCAGGGGTAAAGAATCGCAACCACTAAAAGATGGCGTACGTGATATGCTGGTTAAACATCATTTATTCTCATGGGATTTGTGA